The region TGCGTCAGTTTCTGTTCATGGCGGCGAGTATCTTATACACAGCCTTGACGGAAAGATAATACCGCTCCGCAAGCTCCGGAACGGTCACCCCGTTCCTGCGCCCTGCGGCTATCTCCCTGTTCCGGGCAAGCAGCCGCTGGCGGCTCCGCGAAGCCTCTCCCCACTGTTTCCTGC is a window of Desulfovibrio psychrotolerans DNA encoding:
- a CDS encoding CD3324 family protein, which encodes MGYKNAKCVLPQHVLCAVQEFIDGEYLYIPRKEECRKQWGEASRSRQRLLARNREIAAGRRNGVTVPELAERYYLSVKAVYKILAAMNRN